GAACCAACGGTTCGACAACACGGTGAAGAGCCCGTCGAGGAAGGGGTTCCCCGTCGAGTTGAGCGCCCGGAAGAGGGCCAGGTCGAATCGGTCGTAAGAGGCGGTGAGCTTCTCCAGCATGGGCCGAACAACCGTTCGCTATGCGCCGATGAGCGTCCAGCAGGTTTCCATGACATCCTCGACGATAATCTCGGCGAGGCAGGCCAGGTCCCGGCGGCGTGGACAACGCTCCAAGCCGTTCTTGGTGCAGGGGCGGCAGTCCAGCGTCCGCTCCAGGACGCGCGCCTGCGCCCCGCGGGGGAAGTAGCCGAACTGATGGGTG
Above is a window of bacterium DNA encoding:
- a CDS encoding glycosyltransferase family 9 protein encodes the protein TAALLQRCAVVVGNDTGLTHLATAVGTPTVALFGPTTHQFGYFPRGAQARVLERTLDCRPCTKNGLERCPRRRDLACLAEIIVEDVMETCWTLIGA